The following proteins are co-located in the Brevibacillus laterosporus DSM 25 genome:
- a CDS encoding FecCD family ABC transporter permease translates to MMFTIGAFLLILGFVLSISYGTADVGFREVWDMIFFFNSDSPAHLLVYELRMPRALSGIFVGACLAVSGSIMQGITRNPLATPSIMGLSQGSGLAIAITMIFFPAINYFKMVIFSFCGAAVGVMVVYAISALSPGGMSPVKLVLAGTAVSTLFGALSTGLAIYFKIAQDMSFFAVGGLTMVRWYAIGMLVPVSAVCLILAIMLSRFVTVLSFGEDVATGLGQRTLLIKTCCTIIVLFMTGAAVSVAGGVGFVGLIVPHIMRSIVGVDYRLIIPCSAVFGGVLVTFADIAARWFNSPYETPIGTVTAVIGVPFFLYMARREGRSL, encoded by the coding sequence ATGATGTTTACAATTGGTGCTTTCCTACTAATACTTGGATTTGTACTTTCTATTTCATATGGTACCGCGGACGTCGGTTTTCGTGAAGTATGGGATATGATCTTTTTTTTCAACTCTGATTCACCGGCACATTTGCTCGTATACGAATTGCGAATGCCAAGAGCATTAAGTGGAATTTTTGTCGGTGCTTGCCTTGCGGTATCCGGATCAATTATGCAGGGGATCACTCGTAATCCATTAGCAACTCCTTCCATTATGGGCCTGTCACAAGGTTCAGGGCTGGCGATTGCGATCACTATGATTTTCTTCCCAGCAATTAATTATTTTAAAATGGTCATTTTTTCCTTTTGCGGGGCTGCGGTTGGGGTCATGGTTGTTTATGCTATCAGTGCGTTATCACCAGGAGGGATGTCACCAGTTAAGCTCGTTTTGGCTGGAACAGCGGTAAGCACTCTATTTGGTGCTCTATCAACTGGACTAGCGATTTATTTTAAAATCGCTCAGGACATGAGCTTTTTTGCAGTGGGTGGATTAACGATGGTGCGATGGTATGCAATTGGTATGCTTGTGCCAGTTAGCGCCGTTTGCCTTATCCTGGCGATTATGCTGTCGCGTTTTGTGACAGTTCTCAGTTTTGGTGAAGACGTTGCTACTGGGCTTGGGCAACGAACCTTGTTGATTAAGACATGTTGCACGATCATCGTATTGTTCATGACTGGGGCAGCAGTATCTGTTGCAGGGGGAGTTGGATTTGTAGGATTGATTGTTCCCCATATCATGCGTTCGATTGTTGGTGTTGATTATCGGTTGATTATACCTTGTTCGGCAGTATTTGGTGGCGTACTCGTCACCTTTGCAGATATTGCAGCAAGATGGTTCAACTCACCATACGAAACACCAATCGGTACTGTTACAGCTGTTATTGGTGTACCGTTCTTCCTTTATATGGCTCGTAGGGAAGGAAGGAGTTTATGA
- a CDS encoding iron chelate uptake ABC transporter family permease subunit yields the protein MMQSSLYKRAPLIMGLLVAMIITVVLISLNSGSIPISPLEVWDTLLNGGTRQQETVLFQFRMPRLVIALLIGCGLAVSGVILQGLSRNALADPGILGINAGAGLAVVLFMYFAFETKDIKNVLPVMMIPLFALIGAGVSSLLICTIVCLCRLQSEGFGFSSR from the coding sequence ATGATGCAATCAAGTTTATACAAACGAGCACCTCTCATCATGGGATTGCTTGTTGCCATGATTATTACAGTGGTCTTAATTAGCTTGAATTCAGGTTCAATTCCCATTTCACCGCTGGAAGTGTGGGATACGTTGCTAAACGGTGGGACACGTCAACAAGAAACTGTGCTATTTCAATTTCGCATGCCACGTTTGGTCATTGCTTTACTCATCGGTTGTGGCCTGGCTGTTTCTGGTGTGATTTTACAGGGATTGTCTCGAAATGCATTGGCAGACCCAGGTATTCTGGGAATTAACGCAGGTGCTGGATTAGCCGTAGTGCTCTTCATGTATTTTGCATTCGAAACAAAGGATATTAAGAATGTTTTGCCTGTTATGATGATTCCTTTGTTCGCATTAATTGGTGCCGGTGTATCCTCATTACTTATCTGTACTATTGTTTGTCTTTGCAGGTTGCAGTCAGAAGGATTCGGCTTCAGTAGCAGGTAA
- a CDS encoding ABC transporter substrate-binding protein codes for MYPHYLSVLLFVFAGCSQKDSASVAGNQEGASQQAGDTEFKTVKTSRGEVKIPVHPKRVVDLAYATEELLIMGIKPVMSSSGPDLKDYLKEKLDGVPLVETSSVKVEDVMALNPDLIITSNRTEKLYDQLSQIAPTVQLEGDFYTWRERFLEMASILGKEKEMNEWLAQYNEKAKKIGDEIKRKTKDATFALYVTNASQYRIYGKALLGDVLFTDLGLPMAEGAPKEKLVEIVSLESLFKFDPDYIFLGLYGDNLAVAQKKLDDMQKSELWGKLKAAKNGHVYMLDNPTWSLGTFPLGKEKAIEKVRDTVLKQ; via the coding sequence GTGTATCCTCATTACTTATCTGTACTATTGTTTGTCTTTGCAGGTTGCAGTCAGAAGGATTCGGCTTCAGTAGCAGGTAATCAAGAGGGAGCTTCCCAACAAGCAGGGGATACTGAGTTTAAAACAGTAAAAACTTCCCGTGGAGAAGTCAAAATTCCGGTACATCCAAAACGTGTTGTTGATCTCGCTTATGCAACTGAAGAGTTATTGATTATGGGGATCAAGCCGGTGATGTCTTCTTCAGGACCTGATTTGAAGGATTATCTAAAAGAAAAGCTTGACGGAGTACCGTTAGTTGAAACCAGTTCTGTTAAAGTAGAAGATGTGATGGCCCTAAATCCGGATTTAATTATTACGAGCAACCGTACTGAAAAGCTTTACGACCAGCTTTCACAAATTGCACCAACGGTACAGCTTGAAGGAGACTTTTACACTTGGCGTGAACGCTTCCTAGAAATGGCAAGCATTTTGGGCAAGGAAAAAGAAATGAACGAATGGCTCGCACAATACAATGAAAAAGCGAAAAAAATTGGGGATGAAATTAAAAGGAAAACGAAAGATGCAACGTTTGCACTATATGTTACAAACGCTTCCCAATACCGTATCTATGGTAAGGCTCTTTTAGGAGACGTCCTATTTACTGATTTAGGCTTGCCTATGGCAGAAGGAGCACCGAAAGAAAAGCTTGTGGAAATCGTATCGCTTGAAAGCTTATTCAAGTTTGATCCAGACTATATTTTCTTAGGATTATACGGTGATAATCTAGCCGTGGCGCAGAAAAAGCTAGATGATATGCAGAAATCAGAGCTTTGGGGTAAGCTAAAAGCAGCAAAAAATGGACATGTTTATATGTTAGATAACCCTACATGGTCTCTTGGAACATTCCCACTGGGAAAAGAGAAAGCGATTGAAAAGGTTCGCGACACCGTTTTAAAACAATAG